AGTTTCTCATTGATCTATTCCGTCACTAAGTCAATTGCATCTCATTTCTCAAAAAACTACACACCCCATCCGCGCCAACCTCGAGGTCCCGGATGTCTATCGCACCGGAAGAGAAGAACGTCCTTTTCCCAGCCATCTTGTGGCTTCATCTAGCGAAGTGTTCGCACCAAGCCTCGTAGAATCGGAGGAAATCCTGCTGAAGGGGCGCCATCATGCCCGGACAAATGCAAGAAGGTTTTGGCTGTGCCATAACCAATCGGTTCGACCAGTTATTTGACGACGAGTCGGATCCGTTTGAGCTGCTTAAGCAAGCTGAAGTAAAGAAGAAGGAGGCTCCTGCTCCTGGTGCCGCCAAGACTGCAACCCAGGCTGCCAAGCAGCCGAAAAAAGAGTcccaaaaagacagaaaggtcCCACTTACTGATAAGAAGGAGGAGACCCAGGCCCCCGTCCCACTGAAGAAAGATGGTaagatatatttaaatttttgtcaCCCTTAGCCAAGCTGCAAGTAAAAGACTTAAGGCTAACAGGCTAAGTTGATTACTAGCTAGCAGTGGTTCCCAAGCTCCCGTGACATGAGGTCCGCATGGCTGCTTTTGTGACCGTGTTGGCTGTCAGTTGCTGGAACTATAACCTTTATAAAAACGTGTAAAACAACGGGATGTGTGGGGCTTAACCGATTCGGTGATAAACGGTTTGCAAGCCAACTTGTTTTGGCTTGTCCCCCACCCCCATCGGCCTTGTTGAACAGGCAGAACCCGAAAGCCTGGCTAACTAGAGAAAGTGGCCTGGAGGTGTTAAAATAGTACTCCGGTAAAGTCGTGACCTTCAGTAAACACGTATTGCGGATTTTACCTTAAATTGCTCGAACgagattttgtttaaaaaaaatttaattttttttaaaacgtgATTAAATAGACATAAACTTAAAGTTGCTAAGTACTATCTTCCACATTGAAATACAACGTACTTGTGGAAGTAAAGTGCAGTAAATGCATCATCTTCCTCGCGGTGGATATGTCAGACATTAGGAGCAGCACTGCTCTCATGGTGATGAACCTCGTGGTTGGAGTGTGGAGCTGTTAAAGCACAGCCTCCAAACTGCCACTTCCCATTGGCGCACATACATGCTCTTTGCAAGTGATAGACCTGCctcaaataatttattttcccCATTTCTGCTATGCCAGATAGTATGGTCTATGAAAATTCTCATAATTTTTAATTCAACGTGTAAACATTTGTTGAAAGTGTGTACATTACGGTACTGCGTGTTCTTACTAACTAAGTGTCCAGTCACCTACGTACGGGCCGTTAACTGGCCATTATTATCATGTAAGTCTGCCAAGCGAGCTTATATCCGTTTGCTTGAGAGAAGATGAGACAGGTGCGCCAACGATGATGCACccagctgctgctgtgtagTGGAGGGTGTCTATTTTGGTAGCTGGTGATTTAAGCAATGGGTGGGACTTGTTGTGTCACACTGGGCCAGCAGCCGTCAACCATGTGCCATGGCGGGTTAAATACAATGTAGGTGGTAATTCCAACTACAGTAACCGAGTGATTAAACGGATAAGCACACTTTTCAGTCAGACTAGGAAATAATGGGGGATTCTACTCTTGATCCTATTATGATATAAGATTACTCACCTGCCTCATCTAGCGAAGAGTGTTTAAAACAAGTCTACTCAATTAGCTTAAGCACATGTTGCTAACTTGTGTCTGCATAAGATTACTCACCTGCaggttctgttgtttttgtgtatgctgtagtttaccctttttttttaattattggatTCCGTTGCAGATAAAAGGACATTGCACAGTATTTAGTAAATGGATCCTACTAGCTGCTTCTTTTATTCTGCACAGTAATTGCAATGATTTGCTCCATTTAAATTGAACAATCACTTCCTctactttctcttttctgcGGCTCCTCAGTGGGTCCTGATCTATCAGTGATATTGGTCCTCTAATCCTCATGTTGTGGTCAATCCTAGGTGCCGGCATGAGGAGAATGGGCCGCAAGCCCGAGGGCGAAGGCTTCAGACCCCAGGGCGGCCAGGGAGAGGGGCGCCCCTCCACAGACAGGCGGCCCGTGGACAGGCGGCCCCCGCGCCGCTTCGAAAGGCCTGCTGGTGATGCGGGCGAGAAGCCAGAGGGAGGTGAATTCTCAGTTGAGAAGTGAGTTCATATTCTAATCGACAGACATTTCAATTGAACACCAACCATTTTTTGAAAAGAGGAAAGTGAATCCCctattatatgtttttgttttctagcTCCACATGAGGAAAAAGCAACATTCACTAGGGGGTGGGGTAGGGTCAGCAACCGTTAAAGGCGTTGCTTACAGTGATAAGGCTTAGTAACTTAGTATGTTAGTTTTGCTCAAATTGCTGTGGGCTCATGTGGTTCCTTATCAGTTTACATGTGtaaaattgataaaacaaaacaaaattgtgcTGTCCACTTTATAAGAGAGAATAGCCTGTAGATGACCTGCTTTAGATCTAAGCTTCTGATAGGGAGAGACTCCCATGCTTTAATGGGGATTTGACAATGTTGGTCCCTTTCATCAGATCTATTGGTGATAGGCCGATGAGAGGACGCGGTGGTGCCAGAGGAAGCCGTGGCGGTGCCAGAGGCCGTGGGGTTGGCCGCAACGACGGCTTCGACTCCAGAGGAAAGCGTGAATTTGACAGACACAGTGGCAGTGACCGATCGTAAGTACCTTTTAGTTCTTATAAagccattaaataaaatattctttatttaCACCAGGTCTATTAAAGATGTGGTGTGCTTGATGCAGTGCGTGTGTCATGATCCTGGCTAAAGCTAATTTTCTTTCAGTAGTATGAAGGGTGAGGAGAAGCGTGGTGGAAGTGGATCTCACAACTGGGGCACTGTTAAGGATGACATAACGTAAGTTCTTATACATGCAAACAGAAACTTTGCTTGATGGGAGGTATAGAACACCTGAACTCAAAATTCTTCatgcaatatgtttttttcttgtatgcTGTATTTTTAGAGAACACTTAATAGTGTCTTGTTATCTCATTTGGAGATGCATAGGATAGGTAGGTCTTGGTATACTTGGATATTcccattatttcttttttttgtcagttattCTTCTCATTAATTCCAAATCAAATGGACTCCTAGTTCAGAATTGTGCCAaattatttgaatataaaatgaGTCAAACACCAGTTTATCGGTTACCCTTTGCAAGAATTAAGAATGACTTAACCTGATTGGAAATGAAAAGAAGCGTAACATTTTGCgcaataaattattttcattacaaaaaTGAGGAACAATGCTGTATGACACTGCACATACACTGAACAAACACTTTCCCAAAAGGCAACAGGTCACAGTAGGAAATCCAATTAAAAAGCATCCCTGAAATatcgtcctgctgtgccttgaaATGCtacacagtgccctgctatgccatgaactactacaaacaactactacttttggggggggggcagttgttggcactcttcattctaaccccaaccggtcgtcagacaccacctaccaagagtctgggtctgtcctaggtttctgcctaaaaggaagtttttttctcgccactgttgcttgctctggagggaactactagaactgttgggtccttgtaaattctcgagtgtggtctagacctactctatctgtaaaggggctcaagataactcttgttatgaattgatactataaataaaactgaattgaataaaataaagaacatttgaGCGTTTGGAGGAACGTTTCCATTAGATCCACCGTGGCTATATGGCAATGTGAATGTCAGCTGCTTCAGTAATTGTATTATCTTGTTCTGCTTTTGCGCCTAAAGCCTGCTTTACCGAAGCACAGATAACGGCATGACCTCCGGTTTGTTCTTTTCCTCGTCCAGGTGATAAGTTTCTCTTTTCATGCCCAACGGCGGTGGAGCAATGTTAACTTCTTATACACGTGCAAGCGGCCGTTCCAGCTCAATTTCGTTTTTGCTCACTATAGTTTGACAGACTCGCACGCCAATTAGCTTTTGCGCTCTTCAGCATATGTGGGTAATCGTTGAGTGAAAACCTTGTGTGCTTTGTTTGCCATGTTATGATATAATGTGAAGTTTGGTAGGGGTGGGCATTGCTCCCTTCAGCAAAACGATCTGATACTTATTTAGATAAGTGGGTTAAGATATGGTTCATAGATAATATGTTAGCTGCCGGCATGAGGAGAATGGGCCGCTTTGAATTTGATCAAATTAATTTCCCATTATACATTAAATAAGCCAGTTCTATAAAAGAAGCATTgcttacttttaaataaatatagattTCGTAAACGGGACCCGGTAATAAAGCTAGGACATGATAATAGTACAACTTCAACAATTTGTTAAGCTAGCCAGTTATAACAAAATGACTAATGCATCAGCTCTATAGAAGATGAAACGGGCTCCTTGCTGCAGTAATCTAGGACAGTAACACAAATATTGGTCCACGTTAGTCATTGTGAGCCCTCCGATAATCATCCTATCTATTACGTTAGTACGTATCGGAGCACAATTTAATACTGTTGCACATCTTAACACAcccaaaataaatacacacacacacacacacacacacacacacatatatatatatatatatatatatatatatatatatatatatatatatatatatatatatatagtcggcatgttttctttcttctgcaACCCATACAAAGGCATCTATTGGCTGATCCCTGCCACCCCCAACATGAATAACCAATTTCACAATCCTACAGAAACGGGCCATGGCCGACCCGTGGTCCGTTTAGACCGATCCAGGGGTCCGTTACATACatattgtgtgtgagtgtgtgtgttgcctgtgtgtaataacagagtgtaactTGTAATTTCCACATTGGAGATCAATAAAGAgtgaaaattataaaaaaaaattcgaTCATCACATCTTTACACGCCTAGAGGTTGGATAATGGTCGACAGGATATATTAATTCCCTGGTTCTCCATACCAATTCTTTACGggaatttgtatttatttttttctagcGAGCTTGACCAATCGAACGTCACTGAAGAGAACCCTGAAGGAGAGGAGCATCCACCGGCTGACTCTGAGaacaagttagttttttttttttaataaagcacTCATAAGTTGTAATTAGTTCGGACTGCATAGTCGCTGCTGTTCAAAGAAAGACAACCAGCCACCAAGcccacatttatatttaacattaacgCTGTgacactgtgtgtctgtgtgtgttgaaggGAGAATGAGGTTGAGGAAGTAAAGGAAGAAGGTCCCAAGGAGATGACTCTGGATGAATGGAAGGCCATGCAGGACAAGGAGCGGGCCAAGGTGGAGTTCAACATCCGTAAGGCCAATGAGGGAGCTGATTGGAACAAGGGATTTGTGCTGCACAAGTCCAAGGCAGAAGTGAGTCAAGCCTGTAGCTCTGCTCTAAATACATCATGTTTCACATTCAGTTTTGGCGATGAGTTTGGCAGACTATGACACATTTGACTTTGTAGACCTTTaatattttgcaagttcttaAGGTCATCCCAAAAAGATaagttattttctttctttcttcaaagCAATGTAACAAGATAAATGTACAAATCTTACACCCTGCCCCTATCACCAAGGAAATCTCATCACTTTTGAAGTGTTGCATCAGTTTCCTGTGAATGACTGCAGGCTGGTCAGGCTCAACCCAAACTTAACTAAAAATTAGCTGCTAAACAAAAGCGATAAGTTCTTAATAGCTGCACGTCACATGCGCCACTCCAACCACAGGACTAGGTGGAG
This sequence is a window from Etheostoma cragini isolate CJK2018 chromosome 9, CSU_Ecrag_1.0, whole genome shotgun sequence. Protein-coding genes within it:
- the serbp1a gene encoding SERPINE1 mRNA binding protein 1a isoform X6; this encodes MPGQMQEGFGCAITNRFDQLFDDESDPFELLKQAEVKKKEAPAPGAAKTATQAAKQPKKESQKDRKVPLTDKKEETQAPVPLKKDGAGMRRMGRKPEGEGFRPQGGQGEGRPSTDRRPVDRRPPRRFERPAGDAGEKPEGGEFSVEKSIGDRPMRGRGGARGSRGGARGRGVGRNDGFDSRGKREFDRHSGSDRSELDQSNVTEENPEGEEHPPADSENKENEVEEVKEEGPKEMTLDEWKAMQDKERAKVEFNIRKANEGADWNKGFVLHKSKAEDKKEELIDPEIEESKIEDEHHFRKPANDITSQLEINFGDLGRPGRGRGGPRGGRGGRGRGSAPSAAPGEVPRPVRGGRTDKSSASVPNVDDPEAFPALA
- the serbp1a gene encoding SERPINE1 mRNA binding protein 1a isoform X2 — protein: MPGQMQEGFGCAITNRFDQLFDDESDPFELLKQAEVKKKEAPAPGAAKTATQAAKQPKKESQKDRKVPLTDKKEETQAPVPLKKDGAGMRRMGRKPEGEGFRPQGGQGEGRPSTDRRPVDRRPPRRFERPAGDAGEKPEGGEFSVEKSIGDRPMRGRGGARGSRGGARGRGVGRNDGFDSRGKREFDRHSGSDRSSMKGEEKRGGSGSHNWGTVKDDITELDQSNVTEENPEGEEHPPADSENKENEVEEVKEEGPKEMTLDEWKAMQDKERAKVEFNIRKANEGADWNKGFVLHKSKAEDKKEELIDPEIEESKIEDEHHFRKPANDITSQLEINFGDLGRPGRGRGGPRGGRGGRGRGSAPSAAPGEVPRPVRGGRTDKSSASVPNVDDPEAFPALA
- the serbp1a gene encoding SERPINE1 mRNA binding protein 1a isoform X1, which gives rise to MPGQMQEGFGCAITNRFDQLFDDESDPFELLKQAEVKKKEAPAPGAAKTATQAAKQPKKESQKDRKVPLTDKKEETQAPVPLKKDGAGMRRMGRKPEGEGFRPQGGQGEGRPSTDRRPVDRRPPRRFERPAGDAGEKPEGGEFSVEKSIGDRPMRGRGGARGSRGGARGRGVGRNDGFDSRGKREFDRHSGSDRSSMKGEEKRGGSGSHNWGTVKDDITELDQSNVTEENPEGEEHPPADSENKRENEVEEVKEEGPKEMTLDEWKAMQDKERAKVEFNIRKANEGADWNKGFVLHKSKAEDKKEELIDPEIEESKIEDEHHFRKPANDITSQLEINFGDLGRPGRGRGGPRGGRGGRGRGSAPSAAPGEVPRPVRGGRTDKSSASVPNVDDPEAFPALA
- the serbp1a gene encoding SERPINE1 mRNA binding protein 1a isoform X5; amino-acid sequence: MPGQMQEGFGCAITNRFDQLFDDESDPFELLKQAEVKKKEAPAPGAAKTATQAAKQPKKESQKDRKVPLTDKKEETQAPVPLKKDGAGMRRMGRKPEGEGFRPQGGQGEGRPSTDRRPVDRRPPRRFERPAGDAGEKPEGGEFSVEKSIGDRPMRGRGGARGSRGGARGRGVGRNDGFDSRGKREFDRHSGSDRSELDQSNVTEENPEGEEHPPADSENKRENEVEEVKEEGPKEMTLDEWKAMQDKERAKVEFNIRKANEGADWNKGFVLHKSKAEDKKEELIDPEIEESKIEDEHHFRKPANDITSQLEINFGDLGRPGRGRGGPRGGRGGRGRGSAPSAAPGEVPRPVRGGRTDKSSASVPNVDDPEAFPALA
- the serbp1a gene encoding SERPINE1 mRNA binding protein 1a isoform X3 — its product is MPGQMQEGFGCAITNRFDQLFDDESDPFELLKQAEVKKKEAPAPGAAKTATQAAKQPKKESQKDRKVPLTDKKEETQAPVPLKKDGAGMRRMGRKPEGEGFRPQGGQGEGRPSTDRRPVDRRPPRRFERPAGDAGEKPEGGEFSVEKSIGDRPMRGRGGARGSRGGARGRGVGRNDGFDSRGKREFDRHSGSDRSMKGEEKRGGSGSHNWGTVKDDITELDQSNVTEENPEGEEHPPADSENKRENEVEEVKEEGPKEMTLDEWKAMQDKERAKVEFNIRKANEGADWNKGFVLHKSKAEDKKEELIDPEIEESKIEDEHHFRKPANDITSQLEINFGDLGRPGRGRGGPRGGRGGRGRGSAPSAAPGEVPRPVRGGRTDKSSASVPNVDDPEAFPALA
- the serbp1a gene encoding SERPINE1 mRNA binding protein 1a isoform X4, which produces MPGQMQEGFGCAITNRFDQLFDDESDPFELLKQAEVKKKEAPAPGAAKTATQAAKQPKKESQKDRKVPLTDKKEETQAPVPLKKDGAGMRRMGRKPEGEGFRPQGGQGEGRPSTDRRPVDRRPPRRFERPAGDAGEKPEGGEFSVEKSIGDRPMRGRGGARGSRGGARGRGVGRNDGFDSRGKREFDRHSGSDRSMKGEEKRGGSGSHNWGTVKDDITELDQSNVTEENPEGEEHPPADSENKENEVEEVKEEGPKEMTLDEWKAMQDKERAKVEFNIRKANEGADWNKGFVLHKSKAEDKKEELIDPEIEESKIEDEHHFRKPANDITSQLEINFGDLGRPGRGRGGPRGGRGGRGRGSAPSAAPGEVPRPVRGGRTDKSSASVPNVDDPEAFPALA